AGGGATTTGATTTTGACAGATGCCATAGCTACTAAAGCGTCAATCCCCTCTTCACATTGTTCGTAGACAATGAAGACAATGAACAAGGATGCCAGCGCTGCATTCAATGGGGAAGGAAATCAGATGATTAAACTGATAGCATGACTATAAAATAGAACAATGTAAGAAGCGGCAAAAGATAAACCTTACCAAGACCAATCAGCGTTCTAAACTGGAAGTGCAACATTACTTTGACACAGAACAAGGAAGCAACAGCCTGTAATATAAGAAAGGAACTTTGGATCAATCGTCTGTAACATGAATTGCCCGCAATTGTACCGCCCTTGCAGCCATGCTTGAGTTTTTCGAGTAAAAGCTAGGTGGATTGAGTTATTCATGTACCGCCTGAAGCATTGTTAAATCAGGCAGATTTTGTCAATGTGGCGGGGCGAATTATTCTCCATTTGAGATGGAACAAATGATTAATTCTGCCACTCAGATAACCAAGTAAACATGATGGAGGGGCCGACCCTTTATATGCCACAGAACAACTTCATGCACTCTTTAAAAGATCATGATGACATTTGGGACTATGTCAACCTCACAATGAGGAAATACAGAGTTATTCAGTGGCATATTTGGGATTTCTCAACAAATAACATACTGTGCAACATATACATGCAAGATATTTTGTGTCAATAATTATTTATATATCTCAACAGAAACCAAGGTGTATTAAGTAAACCATAGAGCGTAACGGCTTAACGTGACTGTAGGAAAATAATCCAGGATAATGAAATTGTGCGGCTAACAGGAATTTTTGCCAACCACTGTTAACAATCACACAGCCATACCAAATTCAAATGACAGGCGTGTGATGTCATCAAGGAGCCCAAACTTACCACCCAGAGCTTCCAGAAACAAGATAATTGTACAAAACTACTGGGAAATAAGATACTACCACATTGGGCACATTAATAAAGAAATCTTCTAGGACAGTGTTCTCAACTGGCTGCATACAAACCTTTAAGAAGGTACCCCAGTCATCACCTTCTGCTAGAACCCTCAGTTTATGAATACCTCCATTCCATAGAGAAGCCATGCACATGATTGGATTCCTCAATGTTGAGTCTGATACTTCAAAACAATCAGGAGTTACCTTCTCTACTGTAAAACCATACCTGGAATAGGAGTTCAATACTTGAGTGTAATATACTAAAACGTATGATGTACAAATGTGTGGAAAACCCACATGGGATTAATCTATTACTCTATTCCTCAAGCATATCCACATAAACAGTTTCAGAATTTCATCAAATCGTAATTTACCAAAAGTAACTGAATCACAGAATATAAACCAATATACATACACTTTTGAAGGTAGTACACCATGGATGTAAAGAGCCAGGGAGATCACTAGAAGAATTTTGGCAGACGAGGAGACAAAAGTTCTGTCTGAAAGAAAGAACCAGTAGAACAGCAGAAACAGTAGTGTGATATATGAGAAGGTTTTCTTTTCATCCCTCCAAAGGAGAATGTCAGCAGCTGCAGTAGAATGGTAACAAGTCAACAAACACAAAAAAGATGGATTTATCATTGATTAACTGATGGGTAAGCAACAACAAAAACATTTAGACAAAACAAATATCTTTATCTGATTTTTTTAGGTTCATTCCATTCAGTAGAAGCGCAGACCAAGATTGATACTGAAAAAGAGTATCTCACCTACTCCACTCCCAAGCAGCTTATCTGCTTTCGATGATCCACAAGAACCTTGTTTCCTAGATATACCCAAATTATCTTGTAGTTCCGAAACTGATGCAGCAGTTCTCATGATTCCATCCTGCAAACATATTAACCATTAATAAACAGACTAAACATCACACTGGATGTTCACACTTGAGTTGTCAGAGAAAAGAAGTGCTGCAGCAATACTTCTGAAGAAGGAAAATGCATAATTGAGAAACAAGAACATACATAATTGACAACACTGGGTTTGGAAGCTAGCTCACCTCCAATGATACAGTTGGGGCATACCCAAGTTGCCTTCTAGCTTTGGAAATGTTAAAAGTTCTTGTGTGCGACAAGAAGTATACTGCATCAGGATAGAGAGGTGGAGTCGATGACATTTGCAAACCCAATCTATGATGAATCATATTGGAGAACTGGGCAGCAAACAATAGCATCTTGGCAGGAAGATTAACTCTGGGCCTAAAAATGGAACCACAGGGGCTGCAGATGTTAGTCTATTGAATAGACTTCAGTGTATTTGTATATGTGTGCAAGAAAGAGACCTTTGGCAACCCATGGCTTCCATCATGCAGGACACAAACTCCCATGTTTCGATAGGTTCACCATTAGTAACAAAAAAAGGCTGCAAAATTTAAATGATTAGATCACACGGCAAAGTAAATGATCCAAATCTAGCATTTAAATCACTAGAAGTGTACCTTTCCAGCAACAGAAGCAGCATTGGAACATAAAGCTTGTTCAGCGCAAATGTTGGCATGTACCACATTTTCCACATACGTAAAGTCAGACTTGCTACCTCCACTACCTATTACAAACTGAACAACACTGTGTAAGAAAGATAATACTTCATAGCCTGCAAAGGCTTCTCAACACCATTCAGAAAAATGAAGAAGCAAGACTTTGTAAGCTGAAAGGAGATGAATGCTTGAATGAACATACATCCACATTAGTTCAGTCAAAAAGAAGTGCATGAAAAACTAGGTTCActcatttcaatatggactacatgcggatgtatatagacatattttagagtgtagattgactcatttcaatatggactacatgcggatgtatatagacatattttagagtgtagattcactcattttgctccgtatatagtccgtattggaatctctaaaatggcttatatttaggaacggagggagtacatccatATTACTTCAGTCAAAAAGAAAGTGCATGAAAAACTAGGTTCCATTTCCAATGACGAATTATTTTAACTGTAGATGTCATCTGATTTGCTATGGACTGTAAATCTATAGGGTTAGAACCGACTGGCTTGCAGCTACATTATTCCAAATTGCAAGCATGAGTTGCAGATCTGGAAGAACTACTGACCACCAAATCAGAGATATAATAGTTGAGCATGAACCATGCGATAGGTTCTCTAACAACTTCTATTTTTACCACGCAAGTGCAACCAGAATTCTACATGTCAAAATGAGGCTGATCTACAGCAAAGGCTTCCATAATTCACCACATCACATCAGACTCCACGCTACATAACCAGCATTGCATCTATGCACCCCTAAATACATTTACTAGTCACATCAACATGAAAATACACTCTTAAGAGTCTCAGCTCTTAGGAAGTAAAACAGGAACGAGCAACAGGCAGCTTCGAATACCTTGCCCAAGGGAGACCTTGCATATCCAGCAACGAACCTCACCAGACTCGAATCGCCTGGCCCGAACAGATTGCTCGGCCGCAGCACGCACGTCCGCATCCCGTCGTTCCCATCCGTGCTCAGAACCATCATCTCGACCTGCGCCCTGAGCTCGCTGACCGCGCTCCCGAACTGCATCCACAACCAAAAGCAGAGCAGCGATCACTCCACCACCGAAACAAAAAAAATCCCAAAGCCAGAGCAGAAGCAGGCAGCGGACGGCGCGGCGGAGAGATCAAATCACGAAGAGGAGAGCCCGCACGACGCACCTTGTCGGGGTACGGCACCGAGTCCTCGTCGGCGTCGACCACAtcgagcgcggcggcggcgacggcggcggcggagccggtGTACACGACCCTGCGCACGCCGCTGGCGCGGCAGGCGGCGAGGAGGCGCCTGGTGCCCTCGGCCGCGACGCGGTGGAGCGAGAGGAAGGACCCGTcgccggcggcgtcggcggcggaggTGGGGTCCACGTGGAAGACggcctcgacgccggcgagggcggggccGAGAGCCGCCGCGGGGTCGGAGAGGTCGACGGTGACGTGGGCGAGGGGCGCGGTCGGCGAGGCGTCGCAGGGGGAGGGGTCCAGCACGGCGACGGCAGACCATCGGCGGGAGGCGGCGAGCGCGGCGGCCAGGTGGCGGCCGAGGAGCGTGGAGCGGCCGAAGGTGACGGCGCAGGCCGGCCTGAGCGGGGCCAGCGATGACGGGCTCGCCGGGCCAGGGTCCGCGGTCGCCATCGGGGCGGGGTGGGGTGGGAACTGGGGAGGGAGTGGGGGAATGGTGGGGCGGAGCACGCGAGCGGGCGAGCGAGGGGACAAGGGGAAAGGAGACGAGGGGTttggttttgttttgttttgcttcccCAGTCTTCCCTTTTTCTCCGCTGTTTTCTCTGGAGTGAATTTCGGCCGCGATTTCGAGGCCTGTTGCGGTTAAATGTCGAACCGTTTTCGAGATTTTCCGATCTAGTGCTGAAACTCATTTTCCATCGTTGTCGCCCATGCAGTACAGAACGTGCACACCACACGGATCCGCCTTGACACGCCCACCTCAAGGCTTTCCCATCACGCTCGCACGCTCGCACCGATGCTTTGTCTTTCGGTGGTGCATCGCACTCATCGCCCATGATTGATTGATGACCGAGCACCGCTTTCAAAAGTGCGACGTCCTGTAAAACTCAAGTATGCCATTTAACACAGGAGTAGTGTAGTGGTCGACACAATGGGTTTGTTTAGACTATCACACTATTACTCCTTTAGGTTGGGTTTGGATTATCCGTCAAATCTCTACTCCTAAAAGTGCAGTTGGTATGTAGTTTGTCTTGACCTTCATCCCACGTGCCAACGATTTTTCAATCTCTCTTCTGGTTTTTTCAAAAGCAAAACCTACCGATGTTGCTTCACCGTTGTTGGTTTTCTTTCGCCGGCATGAAAATCAACCGATCATGTAATCTTTCCTTGCAAACCATAACTTCCCTGCTGGAAAAAATGTGCAATTTACCATATAATTTTATTAACGGAAATACTAAATAAAGTATGACTAAAATagcagagataaaacaagtcatgcaatctgacagagaaaaggtaaataacatctgcaaATATGAACTAGAACCAAAcatctctagagcagacagtagatcaagttgcatatatgaagtagagcctAATATGTttagggcaaacactagaacaaggagttgtggcaggacctctaacaggaaaaacaagaacacgtacgggGCAACAGCaagagcagaggcactggacttggggtcgacatcctcGGTAGCCATGTCGTCAAAGAGTTTGTCAATGTCGGGAaagaagtcgtcgttggggaaGTGGTCGTCGGTGTCCGTGATGAACAGGTCAATAGTCacacagagcgctccccaaaaaccttatcacccttctcccgtacatgactcaaagaggtgcggtttcggaggcctactgtcccgacctttggtgcacgccgcaagccgggatgaggaagatcgtagcagcaacgTAGTGttcaggaaccggtggcgagaggaagaagtagttctggtgcgtctctctgagaggagcgacctctcttttatgggcgcaagagaaggaggcgagagggcagcaaCGGGAGGTGAAACGAAGAGACGGAGATGAAGTGAACAGCCAGCAACCGAAGGGCTGCAATGTTCGCATTTGAACTCCACCTTCGCAAAAatcttttcagcttccgtgtgaccttttgtatacccgtagtgcgtggcaaaaatttagacatcggctcggctcattcccgcggcgcggcgcggcgtggcgaggcggacggcggaggaggagcgcgcgtggatgtccctcttgttctcatcctcatacatgtggggaaagaaatTCCCttgtaaagaggtccaactccctctaaactagcaatgtgggactaaactttagttccacctcttaccttgcacgaatgggctgtgtgggcctctaggatttattaggaatttctgaaactgctattgggctaggcctaaaatagacaaaattccagcaatcccccatcagatcccagaggcacacaaaatttgcctttggttccaaaacactgttttatataccggtactgcagtggagactgttaagttgaacttccacctagaactctatgttacactagtaagcaacttgaacagtgggctgggccttgaactgcaagttttctgtgaatctagcttcacacaaagccttgaccgatacgtggctaccgtgggtcttccccgccggTGGAGTTTATgcatcatactccgagacctttcatgagtttactagagagaaccctactctcatagattgcgacttttaacaatcagactcatataggtgtgttcttcaaaagatattCTACAGGACAAAATCTCTGCttaaaagagccacttagaacacattaagatatatatcaacctgccatgcatattaggagagtattgcatcttcatggagtggtattgttaatagtacggatactctcctctcaattgaccaacaacttgtcttccacatctaatttacgggatctccgatcacaaagaataggttaccactgtgaacaactcatattgtgggtctcatacccatctccctcgatgcattatctatcacattacgtgataaacccttagtaaaaggatctgccagatttttagatgtttggatataatccaatgcaataactccggagtttctcattttcctgacagactttaaccttctctgaacgtgtcttgatgacttcatgttatccttagagctgctcactttcgtgatcacggtttgattgtcgcagttcataaggatacctggtacaggtttctcaacaaccggcaagtcattcaagagccggcgaagccaatctgcttcgaccgtagttgtatctagtgttgtgagttctgcttccattgttgacctcgttaagatggtctgcttgcaagacttccaagaaatagcaccacctccatgagtgaatacatatccactcgtggcctttatctcatcagcatctgaggtccagtttgagtcactatacccttcaagcacctttgcgtgaccagtgtagtgaattccataattcgcagtgccttt
Above is a window of Triticum dicoccoides isolate Atlit2015 ecotype Zavitan chromosome 5B, WEW_v2.0, whole genome shotgun sequence DNA encoding:
- the LOC119311150 gene encoding 3beta-hydroxysteroid-dehydrogenase/decarboxylase-like, with the translated sequence MATADPGPASPSSLAPLRPACAVTFGRSTLLGRHLAAALAASRRWSAVAVLDPSPCDASPTAPLAHVTVDLSDPAAALGPALAGVEAVFHVDPTSAADAAGDGSFLSLHRVAAEGTRRLLAACRASGVRRVVYTGSAAAVAAAALDVVDADEDSVPYPDKFGSAVSELRAQVEMMVLSTDGNDGMRTCVLRPSNLFGPGDSSLVRFVAGYARSPLGKFVIGSGGSKSDFTYVENVVHANICAEQALCSNAASVAGKPFFVTNGEPIETWEFVSCMMEAMGCQRPRVNLPAKMLLFAAQFSNMIHHRLGLQMSSTPPLYPDAVYFLSHTRTFNISKARRQLGYAPTVSLEDGIMRTAASVSELQDNLGISRKQGSCGSSKADKLLGSGVAADILLWRDEKKTFSYITLLFLLFYWFFLSDRTFVSSSAKILLVISLALYIHGVLPSKVYGFTVEKVTPDCFEVSDSTLRNPIMCMASLWNGGIHKLRVLAEGDDWGTFLKAVASLFCVKVMLHFQFRTLIGLALASLFIVFIVYEQCEEGIDALVAMASVKIKSLVDRVGRDLPAVRNVLVSSKASYILQIILAMTL